Proteins co-encoded in one Brassica oleracea var. oleracea cultivar TO1000 chromosome C4, BOL, whole genome shotgun sequence genomic window:
- the LOC106341605 gene encoding heat shock 70 kDa protein 15, protein MSVVGFDFGNENCLVAVARQRGIDVVLNDESNRETPAIVCFGEKQRFIGTAGAASTMMNPKNSISQIKRLVGRQFSDPELQRDIKSLPFSVTEGPDGYPLIHASYLGEKRAFTPTQVMGMMLSNLKGIAEKNLNAAVVDCCIGIPVYFTDLQRRAVLDAATIAGLHPLHLIHETTATALAYGIYKTDLPESEPLNVAFIDIGHASMQVCIAGFKKGQLKVLSHGFDRSLGGRDFDEVLFNHFAAKFREEYKIDVAQNAKASLRLRAACEKLKKVLSANPVAPLNIECLMDEKDVRGVIKREEFEEISIPILERVKRPLEKALSDAGLSIEDVHMVEVVGSGSRVPAIIKILTEFFGKEPRRTMNASECVSRGCALQCAILSPTFKVREFQVHESFPFSISLAWKGAAADAQNGGAENQQSTIVFPKGNSIPSVKALTFYRSGTFSVDVQYSDATDLKAPPKISTYTIGPFQSSKGERAKLKVKVRLTLHGIVSVESATLLEEEEVEVKVTAEQMDTDKASGESDVNMQDAKETSDAAGTDNGVPEPVQMETDSKAEAPKKKVKKTNVPLSELVYGALQSVEVQKAVEKEYEMALQDRVMEETKDKKNAVESYVYDMRNKLSEKYHEYMTESEREAFLAKLQEVEDWLYEDGEDETKGVYVAKLEELKKVGDPVEMRYKESQERGTVIGQLGHCVNSYREAAVSNDSKFDHIELEEKQKVLNECVEAEAWMREKQQQQEALPKHATPAFLSADVTRKAEALDKFCRPIMTKPKPVAKPEAPQAKAAADEEKSEPQPEPASGEEPMETEKPTEDSA, encoded by the exons ATGAGTGTAGTCGGGTTCGATTTCGGGAACGAGAACTGTCTTGTGGCCGTTGCAAGGCAAAGAGGCATCGACGTCGTCCTCAACGATGAGTCAAACCGCGAGACTCCCGCCATTGTATGCTTCGGCGAGAAGCAGCGTTTCATCGGAACCGCTGGAGCTGCCTCCACCATGATGAACCCCAAAAACTCGATCTCCCAGATCAAGCGTCTGGTGGGCCGTCAATTCTCGGATCCCGAGCTGCAGAGAGACATCAAGTCTCTCCCTTTCTCCGTCACTGAAGGGCCAGACGGGTACCCTTTGATCCACGCTAGCTATCTGGGAGAGAAGAGGGCGTTTACCCCCACTCAGGTTATGGGGATGATGCTGTCCAACTTGAAAGGGATTGCTGAGAAGAATCTGAACGCGGCTGTGGTGGACTGCTGCATTGGTATTCCTGTTTACTTCACGGATCTGCAGCGGAGAGCTGTTCTTGATGCTGCGACGATCGCTGGCTTGCACCCTTTGCATTTGATCCACGAGACGACGGCGACTGCTTTGGCGTATGGTATCTACAAGACGGATTTGCCGGAGAGCGAGCCGCTTAATGTCGCCTTCATCGACATTGGTCACGCGAGCATGCAAGTCTGCATCGCGGGGTTCAAGAAAGGGCAGCTCAAGGTCTTGTCTCACGGGTTTGACCGGTCTCTGGGAGGAAGGGACTTTGATGAAGTTCTTTTCAATCATTTTGCTGCTAAGTTTAGGGAGGAGTACAAGATTGATGTCGCACAGAATGCCAAGGCTAGTCTCAGGCTCAGGGCTGCGTGTGAGAAGCTGAAGAAGGTTCTGAGCGCTAACCCTGTGGCGCCGTTGAATATTGAGTGTTTGATGGATGAGAAAGATGTTAGGGGTGTCATCAAGAGGGAGGAGTTTGAAGAGATCAGCATCCCTATCTTGGAGCGTGTCAAGAGGCCTCTAGAGAAAGCTCTCTCTGATGCGGGGCTCTCAATTGAAGATGTACATATGGTCGAGGTTGTTGGCTCTGGCTCTCGTGTCCCTGCTATTATCAAGATCCTGACTGAGTTTTTCGGTAAGGAGCCGAGGCGTACAATGAATGCTAGTGAGTGTGTGTCGAGGGGATGTGCCTTGCAGTGTGCCATTCTCAGTCCCACCTTCAAAGTCCGTGAGTTCCAG GTTCATGAGAGTTTCCCCTTCTCCATTTCGCTGGCGTGGAAAGGAGCAGCGGCTGATGCTCAAAATGGAGGAGCTGAGAATCAGCAGAGCACCATTGTTTTCCCCAAAGGAAACTCAATTCCTAGTGTCAAGGCTCTGACGTTTTACCGCTCTGGAACATTCTCTGTCGATGTGCAGTACAGTGATGCGACTGACTTGAAAGCACCTCCAAAAATCAGCACATACACG ATTGGTCCCTTCCAGTCATCAAAAGGCGAGAGGGCAAAGCTTAAGGTGAAAGTGAGATTGACCCTTCACGGAATTGTCTCTGTTGAATCAGCAACT CTTTTGGAGGAGGAAGAAGTTGAAGTTAAGGTCACAGCAGAGCAGATGGACACTGACAAAGCCTCTGGTGAATCTGATGTTAACATGCAGGACGCAAAGGAAACCAGTGATGCAGCTGGTACTGACAATGGTGTTCCTGAGCCGGTGCAAATGGAAACTGATTCAAAG GCTGAGGCTCCAAAGAAGAAGGTGAAGAAGACAAACGTACCTCTGTCAGAATTGGTATACGGCGCCTTGCAATCTGTGGAGGTCCAAAAGGCTGTGGAGAAAGAATATGAGATGGCTCTCCAAGACAGAGTTATGGAGGAGACCAAGGACAAGAAGAATGCTGTTGAGTCCTATGTTTATGATATGCGAAACAAA CTGAGTGAAAAATACCATGAGTACATGACCGAGTCAGAGAGGGAAGCGTTCCTGGCGAAGCTGCAGGAAGTGGAGGATTGGTTGTACGAAGATGGAGAAGATGAGACTAAAGGTGTCTATGTTGCAAAGCTCGAGGAGCTCAAGAAG GTGGGTGACCCAGTTGAGATGCGTTACAAGGAGTCACAGGAGAGAGGGACAGTCATTGGTCAGCTTGGTCACTGTGTTAACAGCTACAGAGAGGCAGCCGTTTCTAATGATTCCAAGTTTGACCACATTGAACTAGAAGAGAAGCAAAAG GTATTGAACGAGTGTGTGGAAGCAGAAGCATGGATGAGGGAGAAGCAGCAGCAACAGGAGGCGCTTCCCAAGCACGCAACACCAGCTTTCTTGTCAGCCGATGTTACAAGGAAGGCTGAGGCATTGGACAA GTTCTGCAGGCCAATAATGACCAAACCAAAGCCGGTTGCTAAACCGGAAGCACCACAAGCCAAGGCGGCGGCTGATGAGGAGAAGAGTGAGCCACAGCCAGAACCGGCCTCTGGTGAAGAACCAATGGAGACTGAGAAGCCCACCGAAGATAGTGCCTAA